From the Megalobrama amblycephala isolate DHTTF-2021 unplaced genomic scaffold, ASM1881202v1 scaffold493, whole genome shotgun sequence genome, one window contains:
- the LOC125261817 gene encoding C-type lectin domain family 4 member M-like encodes MCKRNSTGIDSVRNRRYKRATVCLVLQCVLLVEAIILLGLELRTKTDEYENSEDKYNQQRNKERDEIQGLLKEKDKLEKDISNTINQNNQLNEEKKQLLAQFLDGWKCNQSSLYYISSDTKNWAESREDCLNRGADLIIINNREEQESFKTNAEFWIGLNDSDVEGTWKWVDGSTLTSGFWASGQPNMDKEENCAVLNPLGWYGYPCDNVFKWICERKKAP; translated from the exons ATGTGCAAGAGGAACAGCACAG GAATTGATTCTGTGAGGAACAGAAGATACAAAAGAGCTACAGTGTGTTTGGTGCTGCAGTGCGTTCTTCTGGTCGAGGCGATCATATTGCTGGGTCTCGAACTCAGAACAAAGACTGATGAGTATGAAAACAGTGAGGACAAATACAACCAACAAAGGAACAAGGAACGTGATGAGATCCAAGGCTTGTTAAAAGAGAAAGATAAATTGGAGAAAGACATTAGCAACacgattaatcaaaataaccaGTTAAATGAGGAGAAAAAACAACTGTTAGCACAATTTTTGG ATGGATGGAAGTGCAATCAATCCAGTTTATACTACATTTCCTCTGACACGAAGAACTGGGCTGAAAGTAGAGAAGACTGTTTGAACAGAGGAGCAgatctgatcatcataaacaaCAGAGAGGAACAA GAGTCTTTTAAAACTAATGCTGAATTCTGGATTGGTCTAAATGACAGTGATGTGGAGGGCACATGGAAATGGGTTGATGGCAGCACACTGACCTCTGG GTTCTGGGCGTCTGGACAGCCCAACATGGACAAAGAGGAAAACTGTGCTGTGCTGAATCCATTAGGGTGGTATGGTTATCCATgtgataatgtttttaaatggatatgtgagagaaaaaaagcaccttaa
- the LOC125261814 gene encoding C-type lectin domain family 10 member A-like, which translates to MKELRQRIHKIDGWSCYQSSLYFISTEKKSWTESRRYCTERGADLIIINNREEQEYLKQVPGGTDVWIGLTDSDVENTWKWVDGTNMTSGFWRDGAPSDSAGDKDCAINLPSGFADYSCKKTFKWICEKNTS; encoded by the exons ATGAAAGAACTGAGGCAACGGATACATAaaatag ATGGATGGAGTTGCTATCAATCCAGTCTTTACTTCATCTCCACTGAGAAGAAGAGCTGGACTGAGAGCAGAAGATACTGTACAGAGAGAGGAGCAgatctgatcatcataaacaaCAGAGAGGAACAA GAGTATTTAAAACAAGTTCCAGGTGGCACTGATGTCTGGATTGGTCTGACTGACAGTGATGTGGAGAACACATGGAAATGGGTTGATGGCACCAACATGACCTCTGG GTTCTGGAGGGATGGAGCACCAAGTGATAGCGCTGGTGATAAGGATTGTGCCATAAATCTGCCATCAGGGTTTGCTGATTATTCAtgtaaaaaaacttttaaatggatCTGTGAGAAGAACACATCTTAA